The Macaca thibetana thibetana isolate TM-01 chromosome 19, ASM2454274v1, whole genome shotgun sequence genome has a segment encoding these proteins:
- the SF3A2 gene encoding splicing factor 3A subunit 2, which yields MDFQHRPGGKTGSGGVASSSESNRDRRERLRQLALETIDINKDPYFMKNHLGSYECKLCLTLHNNEGSYLAHTQGKKHQTNLARRAAKEAKEAPAQPAPEKVKVEVKKFVKIGRPGYKVTKQRDSEMGQQSLLFQIDYPEIAEGIMPRHRFMSAYEQRIEPPDRRWQYLLMAAEPYETIAFKVPSREIDKAEGKFWTHWNRETKQFFLQFHFKMEKPPAPPSLPAGPPGVKRPPPPLMNGLPPRPPLPESLPPPPPGGLPLPPMPPTGPAPSGPPGPPQLPPPAPGVHPPAPVVHPPTSGVHPPAPGVHPPAPGVHPPAPGVHPPTSGVHPPAPGVHPPAPGVHPPAPGVHPPAPGVHPPAPGVHPPAPGVHPPPSAGVHPQAPGVHPAAPAVHPQAPGVHPPAPGMHPQAPGVHPQPPGVHPSAPGVHPQPPGVHPSNPGVHPPTPMPPMLRPPLPSEGPGNIPPPPPTN from the exons GACCCGTACTTCATGAAGAACCACCTGGGCTCCTATGAATGCAAGCTGTGCCTGACGCTTCACAACAATGAG GGGAGCTACCTGGCACATACCCAGGGGAAGAAGCACCAGACCAACCT GGCCCGGCGAGCCGccaaggaggccaaggaggcccCTGCCCAGCCCGCACCTGAGAAGGTCAAGGTGGAGGTGAAGAAGTTTGTGAAGATCGGCCGCCCAGGCTACAAAG TGACCAAGCAGAGGGACTCGGAGATGGGCCAGCAGAGCCTCCTCTTCCAG ATCGACTACCCTGAGATCGCCGAGGGCATCATGCCACGCCACCGCTTCATGTCTGCGTACGAGCAGAGGATTGAGCCTCCGGACCGGCGCTGGCAGTACCTGCTCATGGCCGCTGAGCCCTATGAGACCATCGCCTTCAAG GTGCCGAGCAGAGAGATTGACAAGGCGGAGGGCAAGTTCTGGACACACTGGAACCGGGAGACCAAGCAG TTCTTCCTCCAGTTCCACTTTAAGATGGAGAAGCCCCCGGCTCCGCCCAGCCTCCCCGCCGGCCCCCCTGGGGTGAAGCGGCCTCCACCTCCGCTGATGAATGGTCTGCCCCCTCGGCCACCGCTGCCCGAGTCTTTGCCACCGCCGCCGCCGGGAGGCCTACCTCTGCCACCCATGCCCCCCACGGGGCCTGCACCCTCAGGGCCCCCGGGACCACCCCAGCTACCCCCGCCAGCTCCAGGGGTCCACCCCCCGGCCCCAGTGGTGCATCCCCCCACCTCTGGCGTCCATCCCCCAGCTCCTGGGGTCCATCCCCCAGCTCCTGGCGtccatcccccagcccctggggTCCACCCACCAACCTCTGGGGTCCACCCCCCGGCTCCCGGAGTCCACCCTCCAGCTCCCGGGGTTCACCCTCCAGCCCCCGGGGTTCACCCACCAGCCCCTGGAGTCCACCCACCAGCCCCTGGGGTTCATCCACCAGCCCCGGGGGTCCATCCTCCCCCATCAGCGGGAGTTCACCCCCAGGCCCCAGGGGTACACCCAGCAGCCCCTGCTGTTCACCCTCAGGCCCCGGGGGTGCACCCACCAGCCCCAGGGATGCACCCTCAGGCCCCGGGAGTCCACCCCCAACCTCCCGGGGTCCATCCATCAGCTCCTGGggtccaccctcagcctcctggagttcACCCCTCAAATCCTGGGGTACACCCCCCAACTCCCATGCCCCCAATGCTGAGGCCCCCACTCCCCTCCGAAGGCCCAGGGAACatacctccccctcccccaaccaactGA